Proteins found in one Panicum hallii strain FIL2 chromosome 4, PHallii_v3.1, whole genome shotgun sequence genomic segment:
- the LOC112889418 gene encoding NAC domain-containing protein 22-like, translated as MDERRGASSGGAAELELPGFRFHPTEEELLEFYLKQVAHGKKLKFDIIPTVQLYRHDPWELPGLTRIGEREWYFFVPRDRKQAAGGGRPSRTTERGFWKATGSDRAVRCAADPKRLIGLKKTLVYYEGRAPRGTKTDWVMNEYRLPDVAADASSSSSAGSGNVVVSSPKEDIVLCKIYRKAVSLKELEQRVAMEELARASSACTPSVSHNDTADSMSSSDHHQQGGSGGVQGEIMVMGVAIPPASVCCMKKEVMAESTAVLRPATLSLPQLDVAKQPPAAQQQQEWMQDPFLTQLRSPWMESWSPYYASVLNF; from the exons AtggacgagcggcgcggcgcatcgtcgggcggcgcggcagagCTTGAGCTGCCGGGGTTCCGGTTCCACCCGACGGAGGAGGAGCTGCTGGAGTTCTACCTGAAGCAGGTGGCCCACGGGAAGAAGCTCAAGTTCGACATCATCCCCACGGTGCAGCTGTACCGGCACGACCCCTGGGAGCTGCCGGGCCTGACGCGCATCGGCGAGCGCGAGTGGTACTTCTTCGTGCCGCGCGACCGCAAgcaggccgccggcggcgggcgccCCAGCCGCACGACGGAGCGCGGCTTCTGGAAGGCCACGGGGTCGGACCGCGCCGTGCGCTGCGCCGCCGACCCCAAGCGCCTCATCGGGCTCAAGAAGACGCTCGTCTACTACGAGGGGCGCGCGCCACGGGGCACCAAGACCGACTGGGTCATGAACGAGTACCGCCTCCCCGACGTCGCCGCCGACGCAtcctcatcctcctccgccGGCTCCGGCAACGTCGTCGTTAGCTCACCCAAG GAGGACATTGTGCTGTGCAAGATCTACCGCAAGGCGGTGTCGCTCAAGGAGCTGGAGCAGCGGGTGGCCATGGAGGAGCTGGCGCGCGCCTCCTCCGCATGCACGCCGTCCGTCTCCCACAACGACACCGCCGACTCCATGTCGTCGTCGGACCATCACCAgcagggcggcagcggcggtgtaCAGGGGGAGATCATGGTGATGGGCGTGGCCATCCCGCCGGCGAGCGTCTGCTGCATGAAGAAGGAGGTGATGGCCGAGTCGACGGCGGTGCTGAGGCCGGCGACGCTGAGCCTGCCGCAGCTGGACGTGGCGAAGCAGCCGCcggcggcgcagcagcagcaggagtgGATGCAGGATCCATTCCTGACGCAGCTGCGGAGCCCCTGGATGGAGAGCTGGTCGCCATACTACGCCAGCGTCCTCAACTTCTAA